The Maniola jurtina chromosome 1, ilManJurt1.1, whole genome shotgun sequence genome has a window encoding:
- the LOC123867002 gene encoding protein ALP1-like, whose protein sequence is MDVEEAICLWILYRRLRRRRRRQRRYWVHPILSDRLSSSLFVTLYPELRLHEEKFFNYFRMSVATFDFLYDFIENDLKSSENAVRYCISPKEKLIVTLRYLATGSSFAELQYGYKIGKSTISGIIKQVCQVLWRNLKTLVMSPPTKEIWTQISIQFENKAYFPNCVGALDGKHVRLIQPPESGSMYYNYKHFFSLVLMALCDANYCFIWIDVGAYGKDSDSGVFKETSLFKKLSENSLNLPEPRSITNNESDAFKLPYVIVADEAFAMTKNLMRPYGGKMLSKEKNIFNYRLSLARRYVECTFGIMCNKWRILHRPIDVKIDFAVDIVKAICVLHNLVRMRDGINQDDMINPAPLPNVNPTNSGRAIHEVDNIRTKFTNYFVTEGKLDWQDKMV, encoded by the exons ATGGACGTGGAGGAGGCAATTTGCTTGTGGATTTTATATAGAAGACTGAGACGTCGCAGAAGACGACAAAGGCGATACTGGGTGCATCCAATATTAAGTGACAGACTTTCTTCAAGCCTGTTTGTCACCTTATACCCTGAGTTGAGGTTACATGAagaaaaattttttaattatttccgtATGTCAGTTGCAACCTTTGATTTTTTATACGATTTcattgaaaatgatttaaaatccAGTGAAAATGCTGTAAGATATTGCATATCACCAAAAGAAAAACTCATTGTAACATTGCG GTACCTAGCAACTGGTTCTTCATTTGCAGAGTTACAATATGGTTATAAAATTGGCAAGTCTACGATATCGGGTATAATTAAGCAAGTGTGCCAAGTTTTATGGAGAAATTTAAAAACTTTGGTCATGAGTCCACCAACAAAAGAAATCTGGACACAAATATCTatacaatttgaaaataaagcATATTTTCCAAATTGTGTTGGAGCGTTGGACGGCAAACACGTTCGTTTAATACAGCCACCAGAATCAGGATCAATGTATTACAATTACAAACACTTTTTCTCATTAGTTTTAATGGCTTTATGTGATGCTAACTATTGCTTCATATGGATAGACGTTGGAGCTTACGGAAAAGACAGTGATTCGGGTGTTTTCAAGGAAACGTCATTATTCAAAAAACTCTCAGAAAATTCGTTGAACTTACCAGAGCCTAGATCTATCACAAATAATGAGAGCGATGCATTTAAACTACCATACGTAATTGTAGCTGACGAGGCTTTCGCTATGACTAAAAATTTGATGAGACCCTATGGTGGTAAAATGttgtcaaaagaaaaaaatatatttaactaccGCCTTTCTTTAGCACGAAGGTATGTCGAATGTACATTTGGCATAATGTGTAACAAGTGGCGTATCTTACACCGGCCAATAGACGTGAAGATAGATTTTGCTGTTGATATCGTCAAAGCTATTTGTGTTTTACATAACTTGGTAAGGATGAGAGATGGTATAAATCAGGATGATATGATCAATCCAGCGCCATTACCTAATGTGAATCCAACTAACAGTGGACGAGCAATCCATGAAGTAGATAATATTCGAACTAAATTCacaaattattttgttactGAAGGTAAATTAGATTGGCAagataaaatggtgtaa
- the LOC123867015 gene encoding uncharacterized protein LOC123867015 has product MSTEDDIVPIDLLIDEIEKRDAIWNLNSKDYSNKILKRRSWEELVLIFCKNDDSEEKKKNLGSILQKKWKNLRDAYVKELKKTKHLKSGSSASTPSSFAYFQRLSFLKQVVQKRKTDNSLDVAEVTENPDLDSAVNSSGVQASTENVLRKKFKLHPADEHFANLLQQSINTRNNNAAEKKDDDEDKLFCLSLVREIKKVPENRRLKLKIEIYNLLERYQATRAQPLEDFNYPSTSYSSQRPPRNYHASFQSSQYSNPMQYSDRESTQYGYTTSSYTSPPTSSSQVTSPPGDVTCDPSYEDSQELDLFN; this is encoded by the exons ATGAGTACCGAAGATGACATTGTGCCTATCGATTTGCTTATCGACGAAATCGAAAAAAGAGATGCGATTTGGAATCTTAACTCTAaggattattcaaataaaatattaaaaagaaggtCTTGGGAAGaactagttttaattttttgcaaaaatgatgattccgaagaaaaaaagaaaaatttgg GAtcgattttgcaaaaaaaatggaaaaatttaCGAGATGCCTATGTAAAAGAACTtaagaaaacaaaacatttgAAGTCCGGTTCCTCAGCATCAACACCATCTTCATTTGCGTATTTCCAAAGATTGTCATTTCTTAAACAAGTTGTCCAGAAACGAAAAACTGACAACAGCCTTGATGTTGCGGAAGTTACAGAGAATCCTGATTTGGATAGTGCAGTTAACAGCAGCGGCGTTCAAGCTTCAACAGAAAATGTGCTCCGGAAAAAATTCAAACTTCACCCTGCCGATGAACATTTTGCAAATCTTTTACAACAAAGCATAAATACTCGAAATAATAATGCAGCAGAAAAGAAAGATGACGatgaagataaattattttgtctttCATTGGTTagggaaataaaaaaagttcCTGAAAACCGGCGTTTAaaactgaaaattgaaatttataatttattagaacGATACCAAGCTACACGAGCACAGCCACTTGAAGATTTTAACTACCCGTCTACTTCATATAGCTCACAACGACCACCCAGAAACTATCATGCTTCATTTCAAAGTTCTCAATATAGCAACCCAATGCAGTACTCTGATAGAGAATCAACACAATATGGCTATACAACTAGTTCATACACTTCACCTCCCACAAGTTCATCGCAAGTAACATCACCCCCGGGTGATGTTACTTGTGACCCGTCATACGAAGATTCTCAAGAATTAGATCTGTTCAATTAA